DNA sequence from the Vicia villosa cultivar HV-30 ecotype Madison, WI linkage group LG3, Vvil1.0, whole genome shotgun sequence genome:
GAAAATCGCCTAATATAATAAAATCACTTTCACTCGGCAATTTTAACAAAAGGTGGATATTGATCTCCCACTAATAAAAATAACCATGGTTCACTTGATACATTTGAAATTTTTACCAGAAAGATACAAGCTAACCAACAGATTTAAAGAGTGCGGGATATTCTATAAGCACGCGTGTAAATTAGATGCACCACTTGTAACCAGTTTGACATACCAACATAGCAGGGGCAGTTGAAGCTCCATATATTCTGATAAACATGCGCAAAACAttgaaattattttctaaaacatCATCCTGCATGGCAGCTTTTAGTCAAATAAGATTCAGACAACATTTTGACTGCTGGTGGTTACAAAACTTCAATTATTGAACTCACCTCATAGTCGTACCTGCAAAATTTTCACAACCAAACAATTATGTTGaataaaatttacaaaattgAAACATGCTACAGTAATACTGAAATCTGTATGTGTTTGTTTAATCACAGAAATGACACGTGAACACTGAACAGTGAAGTAGCGACAGAAAAATTAAGTAAGAGTTTTGTTTTACCAGACAAAGAAATGATGTCTAACAACTACATACAAAAAGGGTGATCTCAAACATTAATTCATACCCGGGTATGAATTAATGTTTGAGATACCATGGTATTCAGCACCAACTGAAACAAAATAGTACTTACAGATCATCAGAAACTTCCACTAAGAACTCTGAAATTGAAAGAAACTCCATATGCAACTCCTCAGCCTTCAAAACAGATTTGCAAAAAAATAATTATCCTAATGACAATATTTAGATGATACTTTGTATGTCGCATTATGCAGAAATTTATGTTGGCAGCATTTTTTTGCATAATATCTGTTGTACCTTAGCTCCTTGCAGTTGATAGAGAAGAAGATTAAGCACTCGATAATCAAACGACTTTAAATGAATAGCCTTCATCACATCATCAATAAGAATCTGAGTAGCAAACTAATTATTAGATTTAAAGCACTCTGTAGTCTGTATATAGATTCTCTGAAGAGAACGAAAAAAGTACGTGAATATACCTCTTCTTCGTTAATCAGTGCATGACAGAGCTTTCTTTCAAGAGCCCAGTACTCTTCCCCTTGTTTgagctcttcagatattctaagctcaataataaaaaagaacaaaGAACCAAATTAAGCTCAATCTTACTTACTCCAAAGAAAAGTATGGCAATGAGTTCAGATTAATACCTTTCAGTCAAAAGACCCCTTTGCTCAAAAATAGTCACAAGTGGTCCAAATGGGTCAGTCGAGAAGCAAGAAACCAAATCTTGAGATGCTTCCTACATGCATATTAAAAATCATGTTGAAACTTATtacttgaaaaatgaagatttaaaTTGCCACTGTAAATGCAATCAATCACCTCATATTTCCTTTTTGGTGTTTGCAGCAAATTCTCATTCATTTTATCCAGCTGCATCATAACAGCCACAAATTTTAGCAGAAATAAGAGCTTTTGCATATTTTATAAAAGCATATTTTAAACTTACTGTAAAAACATATTTCAGGAATTGTAGAGCAGTAACACTAAAACTATgaaccattttttattttaaaagatatgcttttgagcggaaaAATGGCCCACGTCACCCTCTTCTATCACCTAGATGCATCATTTAGTCAAGAATCTGGCCTCAACAAACTGTAAGGCCAAGTAATCACAGTCTGAATTACTGAAGCAAGTGCATAGAAATTTGAGTGTCTTGAAGGAAAGACAGTCATTGCAAGGCTGTAAATAGTAGTGATGTCTAGGAATTGTAATGGCTTTCACTTTAAAATATGAGGTGTGTGAGTGCGTGAGAGTCTTTGCGTTTATTAGTTCTAATGTCCCATGGAGAGTTACTTAGCCTTCGACTTCTCTGAAATGAGTTTTACGGTAAAATAATGTGTGAGTAAAGTGTGGTCAGTGCTCCATCACCACTACCACCACCTAGGGTAAACATCAAGCCCCGGAAAACACATTTGAGACGGGGTGCATGATGCATGCACATTGCACAAAACTATTTGGGGATGACAAGTAGTGTTATTTTAGCCGTTAGAATGATAGTCCTTAGACTGGCAAAGCTTAAGACAGTTACCGTTACTACTTTTCTATTCAAAGATATGCCTTGACTATTAGCATGTTAGCACTGCATATCCATCATTTCAATTGCTAAAACAATGATAGTCCTTATAAATGATGTCATATTAACTTATTAAGTGCATCTTTAAAAAGGCCAATTAGTTTCAAAGCTTGCCTTGTCTTCCATTTCATCTAGCTTGAGATACTCTATCAATCTTTTCCTTCTAGGCACATATACAGTAGAATCATTTTAGGAGCCCAACACTTTTAACATAAATACTTGACTTAAATGAGTAAAAGGGTTGCTGAATAAAAACACCAATCTATGTACCTGGTAAATATAGCTCTCAGTGAATGAAAGAATAGGTAAGTATTTGAAGACTGATTGCGGCCTGCTTACATCCAATCCATGAAACATAAAATATGATCTGCACTGGAAAAAGTTCACATCAACATTGGAATCACAAAGCAAGTTTTGCGTAACTAGGCAATTGTATCAAGCCTTCTACCAAACTACTCTAGTTGTAAATTTCTGTAGAACGAAGCAAACAAGTCGCACTGTATTCATCCattaataaatatgaaaaataaggCTTCTTAGGATACCAATCAAGTTTGTTTATGAGTTTGAAGATTTCCACGCTGCGTTCTTTCTTTTGCATTTTTCTTTAACCGTTGACCAATCACCCTCACAATCATAGTTGCGGTAGTAACTATTGGGTTGAAAGTGGTCAAGTAAGTCCCCCTCCTCTATAGGGACGACTCTAGGATTCTAACCTCTACATTTGCAAGTAAAATTTGATTGGGATCATAGCCAACATCCACTGCGACCAACCATTGTTGGGCTGCCACAGTgcaactactactactactagcaTATTTTCCAAATTAATCACCGAGTAAAATGATTAAGGAGCAACAATAACAACCCAGCACTATCCCACTTTGTAGAGATCAGTTAGATGAACCAAACTatgccataatgttctatcaaaAAGCATGGTTCTATCCAACTCATTAATCTCAAGATCTTTTAATAATTTTCTAGGTCTTTCTCTATCTCTGACATAGTCTACAGGTCTTCTTGCTACATGTTCAAACTACCTAAGTCTAGTTTCCACCATTTTAAATGATTAACGAGTtgcaagattaaaaaaaaaatataagtattcagataaaaaaaatactaatgaGTATCATAGCAGTATACCATGAGCATATCAAAAAAATTACTCTTGGAATATATACTTACAAAATCTTCAAGGGTAGAATTTGCCTTTTGCATGGAATCCAGCCCGATCATGGCTATGTTTTTATTACAATTTTGCAACAAATTGTTTTCTTTCATCTGACTGCAACTTCGCAGTGAACTTCCAACAAGAATTGGTTCAAAACCTATGGACAGtgaaaaattcaagaaaattcttaAAATTTGAAACAAGCAACAAAACATAAGAATGAAAACTAGGAATAGTTTTAAATCAGGAATAGCTAACTATACATGCCAGGTGTTGGTATTGAGTGGAAGGAATACATACTACCGTAGGGAAGGAAAACCAATAGCTAATCGTTCTCTTCCTTCCGTTCCATTCCTTTCAGTTTCTATGATTTCCAAACACCACATCCATTTTAACATCCAAATATATATTTAAACCATTCTAATTGTTACCTTAAGTGCTTATAACTATTAGTCCCTTCCCTACAATCCTACTTGCATATTTTTCAATTTCATCTTTTGAGCACAAGCAAAACAATGAAAATCTTGAAATGAGTAGTTACAGAATATTAATGACATTCACAAGTACAGATGAAATTACCACTGTTCTCTTGTTGTGTGACAATGAGTTGATACGCATCCTCCACAAACGGAGATGAAAGCTGTAAACAAAACCTCTAATCGATTTTCAAACGCTATAACAAAAACAGGATGAAAATACAGTGAGGGCGTGGAGAAGTTACTAACCCTAGGTATAAGCTCAGAAATCAAGCAGCACTTGTCGTCGATGGCGAGTTCTCCGCATGGTTCTAACAAAAAGAGCATGAAATTAGCCAGGAAGCGATTACAGTGGTGATCGGAGTTTGATACTGAAACGCCACGCGAGTCCATGAATTCAACCATCCTCTGTACTTTCTCCAGTTTCCGTAGCTCTTCCATTTTCGTTTTTTACCCTTAGTGATTTTTCTTGAACCAATTGTATGAAAAAAATGACACAAGGATGATGCTACCTAGAtaagtgttttgttttgtggttttttttttatatcttaGTATCTGTATTCGATATTGTGACATTAATTTAAGGGATCAATTTTAAATGGGATTCTAACTTGAAGCCTCAATGGAGTTTTTGATTTGTATTTGTGGCAGGATCTCTTGGATTGCTTTTTgcctttttttaattaatcaagtttttattgattaaaaaaaatcacttttattAGTGTTTATTTAAGATTAAAAGaaaattgttaaaaaaacatttttaattttaaaatgaaattttaattttaataatttttctaaaatctattttttattcTAGTAACTTTTCTCTTTAAAGATTTTATATAAATGAGTTTTATATTGcattgtttctttttgcctttttttaattaatcaagtttttattgattaaaaaaaatcacttttattAGTGTTTATTTAAGATTAAAAGAAAATtgttaaaaaacatttttaattttaaaatgaaattttaattttaataatttttctaaaatctattttttattcTAGTAACTTTTCTCTTTAAAGATTTTATATAAATGAGTTTTATATTGCATTGTTTCTGTCTCCTATGAATTTATGTTTTGATTGCTTgtctttttgtttttgattttgtttCTTTTACTATTGAGTCTCTTCACATGAATGTGTATTTTAGgattgaatttttaattcatttttaagcATACATAAATCAAAGTGTTTGGTTATTATCCGAGCAATATGTTTCTAACCAATTTGTAGAGATTGTGAATCAAGAAATAAATTGAGAATGGTTCAAGTCATGACAAGGTCGGACTCTCAAAACACTTCACATTTTGCAAAAAAATTAAAACCTAGAAGTGTGATTCGAATAACACACTTGCATGACTCGAATCACAGTTACCAAATGTTCAAAAATTATATTGTCATGATTCGAATCACGACATCCATGACTCGAATCATAGAGgtttgatttgaatcacatatTATCTAATTCGAACCAGACATAGTTTGTCTCTTTTGGAATTTGGTTATGTAAATGTGATTTGAATCAGAGGCTTTCATGACTCGAATCACATAACTTGAATCACAGAAAGCAAAACTCGAATcacaaagttaatttttcttatttcttGGTATTGACACAAATAACTTGATTTGTTGATTCGTCTCACACTCCTTTCTTATAACTCGAATCAAATAacttttttctcttatttttgtgTTAGATCTCAAACACATATAAAACTCATTTTCTTAAAACTCATTCACAATGTTGAAAAACATACACATCCACTATTGACTTAGAAATTCATAACACACTTATTCTTTCAACTTTCAAAAGAGTTTTGAATCTTGTTTTAAATTTTGCAAACAaaattcttcatcttcaacctctttcTTCATCTATTTTTGTTTGGATCTAGCTCTTATGGTAGGGTGTGAGATTTGTGAGAAGGACTATTATTGTGATTAAGGTAATCTTTAAAGATTTCTTGAGATTTTCAAGGGTTTACACATTGTGTGTGATTGTGGATGGGGTTGACAAATCCAGCTGGAAAAAAAGGAGGTTATTCCCTCTAGAATTACTTTGGTGAAGTTGTGTGGTAGGTTACAGCCAAAGTGGAAGTCCTTCTTAAGATATCAATAGGATTGAGTAATGATCGTTGCACAACAAAGACTTAGAGTCAAATTCTTGGAGTTTGAAAATTTAAGTTCATTTCGAGTAAAGACTTCGCAAGGATTCAGTGTTAGATATTGTGCGAAGGATTCAGTGTTAGATATTGTATATAAGTCAACGAGGTTACGGATCAAAGATTTTATATTTTCAGCATCATTTGAATTGTGATTGTACTAAACAATTATATAATATTTGTCAAAATTATAATAGAAGAACAATAAAACTTTCTCTATGTTAAGCTTGTGGTCATTTTTGCAATAGAGCGTGCACCCCAAAGGCGTTGAAGGTTCATTTGAATTGAAAAGAATTTCATGATTGCTACCTTAGCAAACAAAACACAAAGTATAATCTCTTGGGAATTCACAACAGATGACATGATTGTTAGGCTCTAGTTAAGGACATGACATGTATCATGAGACACATtcatagagaaggaaaacattgTGTTAACAATATTGCCTTCATTAGATTGTGACTCAATGATGTCACTTGGTTGGGTCACCCCATCATCATTATGCACCATTTAGCTAGAAATAAATTAAGCTTAcctaaattttctttttctcaatTGTGTTGATGTTGTTTCTTTTGATTCTCTTAGGGGCTGTTTGAAAGTTGATTTTTGGAGTGTTTTGGAGGGGAATATTTTGGAGGGTTACATCTATATCTTAAAATGTGGTTGATAtttctttaaaaattaaaaaacaatatgaTTTTATATGTTATTGTAGTATACTACCTCCATTCCTTTTTATAAAAGACAACTCATTTTTtaagttcattgaataatcaatgtatctagtctataaaccAACCAAATACTTTGGTTATTcaatgaatataaaaaataacatgtctcttataaaaagagaCAGAGGtagtaatattttttaaactttttaaaaatatcacaTACTTTTAAAGATATAAGTGCAACCCTCCAAAACTTTTTTCTCCAAAAACTAACTTCCAAACAAACCCTTAGTTGAGGTTTTGATCTTGTCTCATTTCCTATTTTgtaaattttcttttgtattttcttAATACAtgatgtttattaaaaaaaactaaaaaaacataataaattaaatttttgaaGATATTATATCAACTATTGAATTAAAACATAATATGAGATATATTTTTTATTGTCTTTTATCCTATCAACCAAATggacaattaaattttaaattatgattaCAGAAAACACGACTTTCGGCGTATATATCctattaagaaaaacataaatggCCTGTTTGGTTTGGCTTTTCAGCCACCAAACGTGTCTCAGAGCCTTTTCAACGTGGTTTTTAAAAGCTACAAAAGGTAGCTTCGTGGCAAATGCAGAAATGCACCGTAATTTTAGAAAAAGCGACTTTTCAGCCACCAAACGTGCGTCTCAGAGCCTTTTCAACGTGGTTTTTAAAAGCTACAAAAGGTAGCTTCGTGGTAAACGCGGAAATGCACCGTAATTTTAGAAAAAGCCACCGCTAAGccaaacacacaaaaaatattttaggcatgagttttggttggatgccaatatttttagtaaaaattaatttagtaaaatAACAGAATAAAATTATGTATGTAAAATAATTTCTTGAACATTTTTTAAAGTAAagttttgtgaagaaaaataaatgtGGTTAAAGTACCTCAAAACAAGAATGAATGAAGTAGAAGGTTAGTTGAATAAGATGTTATACATACATAAACAGGATTACAAATAGTGCAATGGCGGGTGACATTAACGGAGTCAGCCACAACATGAGCATTATGAATTTTGAGGATGAAATATACAAAACATGAATAAAAAGTACATGCCCAAGTAATAAAAAGAGCCAATTGAAACTATCCTGGCTAATTGTTTCCGATAGTGTACTGTCTCCTAACCTATAAACGAGTAATCAACAATTCAATGTATACATAAAGAATACCAAGACCTGTCCCTTCAAAATTTCTTAAACTATCTTCTCTTAATTCAGATTTGGTGATCTTCCACATGCTTTATCACCTCATCCTCAGCTGAGTTAGTAGTTTGTAATATATCTTCCTCTTTGGGAGTTTTGCGTTTGCTTTCCCACGGCTTAAGCGAGAGAATCAGATcaaattgtttttgttgttgttcctaCATGAATGTAAGGATCAAGTCAGCAAGAACGTATAGGCATAGCTTTGAAGTCTAAATAGCAATAACATATGATTGTATTCCATTCAGTTTTAAACACTGTCATCTATGCAGAGGCTAAATATCATTTTGTGGAGGGATAAATAACTACCTGTAACGCTAGTAAAACTTTTTGAATTTCATGAATCTCTTTCTCCAAAATTTCATATTTTACCGCTATAGCTCTTGTGGCCTCAGAGTTCTTCTGTGCTAGATCTGCAGACTTCAAGAAATCCATTATGTTAATACAAATACTTATTTACCAAAAAGATTTTAGAGTATTAATACCTGAGTGATGGGTTCCTTAGGAACCCAAAGCCTTTTCCCCAATTTCTCAACATGCCTCGAC
Encoded proteins:
- the LOC131661469 gene encoding uncharacterized protein LOC131661469 codes for the protein MEELRKLEKVQRMVEFMDSRGVSVSNSDHHCNRFLANFMLFLLEPCGELAIDDKCCLISELIPRLSSPFVEDAYQLIVTQQENSGFEPILVGSSLRSCSQMKENNLLQNCNKNIAMIGLDSMQKANSTLEDFCRSYFMFHGLDVSRPQSVFKYLPILSFTESYIYQLDKMNENLLQTPKRKYEEASQDLVSCFSTDPFGPLVTIFEQRGLLTERISEELKQGEEYWALERKLCHALINEEEILIDDVMKAIHLKSFDYRVLNLLLYQLQGAKAEELHMEFLSISEFLVEVSDDLYDYEDDVLENNFNVLRMFIRIYGASTAPAMLARCITEAESKYTSLLELLDPKLSLSYQKRCAEATKEGGKVSGNPLGTWCIPTVIQDEELYRSNLKSDTS